One genomic region from Chitinophagales bacterium encodes:
- a CDS encoding TolC family protein yields MRSLFLFSVLYFITTILSAQNTWTLDRCIVHALENNIEIQQSDLNVEMSEINLKSAKANLLPGINADAGYNLNYGRSLDPTTYDFETQQIKNSNLSMSSGLDIFTGGNKINRIKQNQLNLKANRLLNKNVQNNIALQVTSAYLQILLARENLKTLEHQLDISLEQYRQTTKMYENGAVPEGNLLEVEAQMTNDTVNMIQAQNSLIISLLSLQQLLQIDLSEEFDIYSPDIEVSDLNYIVSNDPEEVYQIALGNQPIIESNTYAEMSAERAVKAAKGLYYPSIRLIANLRTNHSSLGKQQSGTEVINNPPIGYVAGSNETVRSFQNAEIPILEDAPFYTQYDNNFNQTVGISMSVPILNGLQTRYNVKNAQLQLEQQKLENASTRNQLKNDVYVAHNDARLAFQTYKARQRALDATQRSFEYVEKRFNIGAANLLEYTTAKTNYANAAVNLTSAKYDYILKTKVLDFYLGKPISLDE; encoded by the coding sequence ATGCGCAGCCTATTCCTATTTTCAGTATTATACTTTATTACAACAATATTGTCTGCACAAAATACCTGGACACTCGATCGCTGTATAGTTCATGCGCTGGAAAATAATATTGAAATACAGCAAAGTGACCTGAATGTAGAAATGTCTGAAATCAATTTAAAAAGTGCCAAAGCAAATCTACTTCCCGGTATCAATGCTGATGCAGGCTACAATTTAAATTATGGCCGTTCACTGGATCCCACTACCTACGATTTTGAAACACAGCAGATCAAAAACTCGAACCTTTCAATGAGCAGTGGCCTGGATATTTTCACCGGAGGAAATAAGATCAACCGCATCAAGCAAAATCAATTGAATTTAAAAGCCAATAGGCTGCTTAATAAAAATGTACAGAACAATATTGCACTTCAGGTGACTTCGGCTTATCTGCAAATTTTACTGGCTCGTGAAAATTTAAAAACCCTGGAACATCAGCTTGATATTAGTTTAGAGCAATATCGCCAAACCACTAAGATGTATGAAAACGGGGCAGTTCCAGAGGGAAATTTATTGGAAGTAGAGGCACAAATGACCAATGATACTGTCAATATGATACAGGCACAGAATTCGTTGATCATCAGCCTGCTCTCCCTGCAACAATTGCTTCAGATCGATCTCAGTGAAGAATTTGACATTTACTCCCCCGATATTGAAGTCAGTGATCTAAATTATATTGTTTCAAATGATCCTGAGGAAGTTTACCAGATTGCACTGGGCAATCAGCCCATAATTGAAAGCAATACCTATGCAGAAATGAGTGCAGAAAGAGCAGTAAAAGCCGCTAAAGGATTATACTATCCCAGCATCAGGTTAATTGCCAATTTAAGAACCAATCATTCCAGCCTGGGAAAACAACAAAGTGGTACTGAAGTGATTAATAACCCACCGATTGGATATGTGGCCGGCAGCAATGAGACTGTGCGCTCTTTTCAGAATGCAGAAATTCCGATTTTAGAAGACGCTCCATTTTATACACAGTACGATAATAATTTCAATCAAACTGTTGGCATTTCAATGTCGGTGCCAATATTGAACGGATTGCAAACACGCTACAATGTTAAAAATGCTCAACTGCAACTGGAACAGCAAAAACTGGAAAATGCAAGCACACGCAATCAACTGAAAAACGATGTCTATGTTGCGCACAACGATGCCCGTCTGGCATTTCAAACCTATAAGGCAAGGCAAAGAGCATTAGATGCCACACAGCGCTCTTTTGAATATGTAGAAAAAAGGTTTAATATTGGTGCGGCTAATTTATTGGAATACACTACTGCCAAAACCAATTATGCCAATGCTGCTGTCAATCTTACAAGCGCGAAATACGATTATATTTTAAAAACCAAAGTCCTTGATTTTTATCTCGGAAAACCGATCAGTTTAGATGAATAG
- a CDS encoding nucleoside deaminase: MTDKDVFWMEKAMEQAQIAYEKEEIPVGCIITYGDSIIAKAHNQTQMLSDPTAHAEMIAITAACDYIGGKYLKDCTLYVTLEPCPMCAAAIHWSQLGKLVYAASDPKMGFSNYEPSLLPNCKTSGGIIADPAQKLLQKFFKERREQ, translated from the coding sequence ATGACTGATAAAGATGTCTTTTGGATGGAAAAAGCAATGGAGCAGGCGCAAATTGCTTATGAAAAGGAAGAAATTCCTGTAGGATGCATAATTACTTATGGCGATAGTATTATTGCCAAGGCGCACAATCAAACCCAAATGCTGAGTGACCCAACTGCACATGCAGAAATGATTGCCATTACTGCTGCCTGTGATTATATCGGTGGAAAGTATTTGAAAGATTGCACCTTGTATGTTACCTTGGAACCCTGCCCGATGTGCGCTGCTGCCATTCATTGGAGCCAGCTCGGCAAACTTGTATATGCGGCTTCTGATCCAAAAATGGGGTTTAGCAATTACGAACCTTCACTGCTGCCCAATTGCAAAACAAGCGGAGGAATTATAGCTGACCCTGCTCAAAAGCTGCTTCAAAAGTTTTTTAAAGAGAGAAGAGAACAGTGA
- a CDS encoding superoxide dismutase translates to MAFKLPDLPYAYDALEPHFDARTMEIHHTKHHNGYATKLNAAVEGSDHEGTSLEKLLAEVSKLSTGVRNNGGGHYNHSLFWTVLSPNGGGKPGGALGSAIESTFGSFDEFKEKFSSAAATRFGSGWAWLIVKSDGSLAVTSTPNQDNPLMDLADEKGTPILGLDVWEHAYYLKYQNKRPDYISAFWNIVNWDEVSKRYEAAK, encoded by the coding sequence ATGGCTTTTAAATTACCGGATTTACCTTATGCATACGATGCATTAGAACCGCATTTCGATGCGCGCACAATGGAAATTCACCACACAAAACACCACAACGGATATGCTACTAAACTCAATGCAGCAGTAGAAGGGAGCGACCATGAAGGTACTTCTTTAGAAAAACTACTTGCTGAAGTTTCAAAACTTTCTACCGGTGTGAGAAACAATGGTGGAGGACATTACAACCACAGTTTGTTTTGGACAGTGCTTTCGCCCAATGGTGGCGGAAAACCAGGAGGTGCCCTGGGAAGTGCAATTGAAAGCACCTTTGGATCATTTGATGAATTCAAAGAAAAGTTTTCAAGTGCCGCAGCTACACGTTTTGGTTCAGGCTGGGCTTGGTTGATCGTGAAATCAGACGGCTCGCTGGCTGTTACATCTACACCCAATCAGGACAATCCCCTGATGGATCTGGCAGATGAAAAAGGCACCCCAATTTTGGGACTGGATGTTTGGGAACATGCGTATTACCTGAAGTACCAAAACAAACGCCCTGATTACATCTCAGCTTTTTGGAATATTGTTAACTGGGATGAAGTCAGTAAAAGATATGAGGCTGCTAAATAG
- a CDS encoding biopolymer transporter ExbD: MSKFKKDEGRKTPGISTASLPDIIFILLFFFMVVTVMREVEIKVKNALPKATELTKLERKSLVSYIYVGSPIGKYAEQLGTAPRIQLNDQFATLDDIPNYVENERQSVDEKLQPAMTFALRIDKETKMGIVSDIKLKLRKADALKINYSSLPREKDL, encoded by the coding sequence ATGTCAAAGTTTAAAAAAGACGAAGGGAGAAAAACCCCTGGAATATCAACGGCCTCATTGCCCGATATTATCTTTATTCTCCTGTTTTTCTTTATGGTTGTGACTGTGATGAGAGAAGTAGAAATTAAAGTTAAAAATGCTTTGCCCAAGGCAACAGAGCTTACAAAGCTGGAACGAAAATCATTGGTAAGTTATATTTACGTGGGGTCGCCCATTGGTAAATATGCCGAACAATTGGGAACAGCTCCGCGTATTCAGCTCAACGATCAGTTTGCTACATTGGATGATATTCCCAATTATGTGGAAAACGAGCGTCAGTCGGTAGATGAGAAATTGCAGCCTGCGATGACTTTCGCCCTGCGCATAGATAAAGAAACCAAAATGGGCATAGTATCAGATATCAAACTTAAGCTGAGAAAAGCTGATGCCTTGAAAATCAATTATTCTTCGCTACCACGAGAAAAGGATCTTTAA
- a CDS encoding biopolymer transporter ExbD, which translates to MARGKSRMSNEINASSMADIAFLLLIFFLVTTTIDVDKGILHKLPPWTEEEPPEAESNDRNTLVVLLNSLDMLLVDGDEMQVKNLKETTKEFIENPASRPDLAESPDKAIVSLQNDRGTSYDIYIQVQNELKAAYRELRDEYSMRNFGKLYKDLDLEKQKMIRKDIYPMKISEAEPKEIGG; encoded by the coding sequence ATGGCAAGAGGTAAAAGCAGGATGTCCAATGAGATCAATGCCAGTTCAATGGCTGACATTGCTTTCTTGTTGCTGATATTCTTTTTGGTAACAACTACTATTGATGTGGATAAAGGGATTCTTCATAAACTTCCCCCTTGGACTGAAGAAGAGCCGCCTGAAGCTGAAAGTAATGACAGGAACACACTCGTTGTATTGCTCAATTCATTGGATATGCTTTTGGTAGATGGAGATGAAATGCAGGTGAAGAACCTCAAAGAAACAACCAAGGAATTTATAGAGAATCCTGCCAGCAGACCTGATTTAGCAGAATCGCCTGACAAGGCAATAGTCTCTTTGCAGAATGACAGGGGAACTTCGTATGATATCTATATTCAGGTTCAAAACGAACTGAAAGCTGCCTACAGGGAATTGAGAGACGAGTACAGTATGAGAAATTTTGGGAAATTGTACAAGGATTTGGATTTAGAGAAGCAAAAAATGATTCGAAAGGACATTTACCCAATGAAAATTTCTGAAGCAGAACCTAAAGAAATAGGAGGTTAA
- a CDS encoding MotA/TolQ/ExbB proton channel family protein, giving the protein MKKLFIILAILGIQLALAQQIFAQGESDTAATSEEVTDTSANAEEEVMEEEEEEAAAAPVAEPEKPVEEQVRGHQLIKKYFIQGGPEFMGIVLVCLILGLAFCIERIISLNLATTNTKKLLASVENEVKAGNIDGAKEICKSNRSPIASIFYQGLDRVDEGIDIVEKSIVSYGSVQMGLLERGLVWIALFIALAPMLGFMGTVIGMIEAFDSIEAAGDISPSLVAGGIKVALLTTVFGLIVAIILQIFYNYIVSKVDGIVNDMEDASISFVDILVKNNAVSKK; this is encoded by the coding sequence ATGAAAAAGCTGTTTATCATCTTAGCTATCTTAGGCATCCAACTCGCCTTAGCTCAACAAATTTTTGCACAGGGCGAAAGCGATACTGCTGCGACAAGTGAAGAAGTTACTGATACCTCCGCAAATGCTGAGGAAGAAGTAATGGAAGAAGAGGAAGAAGAAGCTGCCGCTGCTCCTGTGGCAGAACCAGAAAAACCCGTTGAAGAACAAGTCAGAGGACATCAATTGATCAAGAAATACTTTATTCAGGGTGGTCCTGAATTTATGGGTATCGTTTTGGTCTGTTTGATCCTGGGACTTGCCTTCTGTATTGAGCGTATTATTTCACTGAACCTGGCAACTACCAATACCAAAAAACTACTGGCCAGTGTAGAAAATGAAGTGAAAGCAGGCAACATCGATGGTGCCAAAGAGATTTGCAAATCCAATAGAAGTCCAATTGCAAGTATATTCTACCAGGGATTGGATCGAGTAGATGAAGGAATCGACATTGTTGAAAAATCAATTGTTTCCTATGGTTCTGTTCAAATGGGCTTATTAGAAAGAGGATTGGTATGGATTGCATTGTTTATCGCCTTGGCGCCTATGTTAGGATTCATGGGTACGGTAATCGGTATGATCGAAGCCTTCGATTCTATTGAAGCAGCCGGAGATATTTCACCTTCACTGGTAGCCGGTGGTATTAAAGTAGCACTTTTAACAACAGTATTTGGTTTGATCGTAGCTATTATTCTTCAGATTTTTTACAACTACATCGTATCTAAAGTTGATGGTATCGTTAATGATATGGAAGATGCATCTATAAGCTTTGTAGATATTTTGGTAAAAAACAATGCCGTTAGCAAGAAATAG
- a CDS encoding TatD family hydrolase, giving the protein MKTQLTDTHTHIYAEQFDEDRDTVIQSAIDQGIDRLFMPNIDSGSIEAMLAVAKKFPDNCFPMMGVHPCSVTENWKEELEIARKYLFDQKDIDFCAVGEIGLDYYWDTSFKAIQKEAFREQIKWAKQLKLPIVIHVRDSFDDAIEIVEAINDENLSGVFHCFSGTKAEAERIIALEGFYIGLGGVLTFKNSKLREEIKDISLEHIVLETDSPYLAPSPHRGKRNESAYVALVAEKLAEVKELDIATIAEFTNRNSKHLFNK; this is encoded by the coding sequence ATGAAAACTCAATTGACAGACACACATACACATATTTACGCAGAACAATTTGATGAAGATCGCGATACAGTTATTCAAAGCGCGATAGATCAGGGTATTGATAGATTGTTTATGCCTAATATTGATTCTGGTAGCATAGAAGCCATGTTGGCTGTAGCCAAAAAATTTCCCGACAACTGTTTTCCTATGATGGGTGTTCATCCCTGTTCGGTTACAGAAAACTGGAAAGAAGAATTGGAAATAGCCCGCAAATATTTATTTGACCAAAAAGACATTGACTTTTGTGCAGTAGGAGAAATTGGCCTGGATTATTATTGGGATACTTCTTTTAAAGCAATTCAGAAAGAAGCTTTTCGAGAACAAATTAAATGGGCAAAGCAATTAAAACTGCCCATAGTCATTCATGTACGCGATTCCTTTGACGATGCCATAGAAATAGTTGAAGCGATAAATGACGAAAATTTAAGCGGGGTATTTCATTGTTTTAGTGGCACTAAAGCCGAAGCCGAACGCATTATCGCATTGGAAGGCTTTTATATTGGACTGGGAGGAGTACTTACTTTTAAAAACAGCAAGCTCCGGGAAGAAATAAAAGACATCAGCCTGGAACATATCGTTTTAGAAACAGATTCTCCTTATCTTGCGCCAAGTCCGCACAGGGGGAAAAGAAATGAAAGTGCCTATGTTGCATTAGTGGCAGAAAAGCTTGCGGAAGTTAAGGAGCTTGATATTGCGACAATTGCAGAGTTTACAAATCGCAATTCCAAACATCTGTTTAACAAATAA
- a CDS encoding polysaccharide deacetylase family protein yields MKWYSTPGILQKAFPSVLWRVPSESNELFLTFDDGPTPEVTTWVLDLLKKHNAKATFFCLGKNVERYPQIFDRILAEGHSIGNHSYDHPRGKDCDNKIYFENIEKAADLVKSKLFRPPYGSLKISQYRKLKKQYKIVMWDLLSYDFDLQVDITQSANQLRKKVEKGSIIVFHDSKKAFPQLKRMLPQLLEDWSKAYTFAALKAG; encoded by the coding sequence TTGAAATGGTATAGCACCCCCGGTATTTTACAAAAAGCATTCCCCTCTGTTTTATGGCGGGTTCCGAGTGAGTCAAATGAACTGTTTTTGACTTTTGACGATGGCCCCACGCCTGAAGTCACAACCTGGGTTTTGGATTTACTAAAAAAACACAATGCAAAAGCCACCTTTTTTTGTTTGGGAAAAAATGTAGAAAGATATCCTCAAATATTTGACCGCATATTAGCCGAAGGGCACAGCATTGGCAATCACAGCTACGATCATCCAAGAGGTAAAGATTGTGACAATAAAATTTACTTTGAAAACATTGAAAAAGCTGCAGATTTGGTAAAAAGTAAATTGTTCCGACCACCTTATGGTAGTTTGAAAATCAGTCAGTACAGAAAATTAAAAAAACAGTATAAAATTGTAATGTGGGATTTATTGTCCTATGACTTTGATCTACAAGTTGATATAACCCAAAGTGCCAATCAATTAAGAAAGAAAGTAGAAAAAGGCTCCATCATTGTTTTTCACGATAGCAAAAAAGCATTCCCACAGCTCAAAAGAATGCTGCCCCAACTTTTAGAGGATTGGAGCAAAGCCTATACCTTTGCAGCACTCAAAGCAGGATAA
- the gltX gene encoding glutamate--tRNA ligase, producing MSSNVRVRFAPSPTGPLHIGGVRTALYNYLFAKKNKGTFILRIEDTDQTRYVEKAEEYIAESLKWCGIEADESPEKGGEFNPYRQSERKDQYRQYAEQLLESGHAYYAFDTAEELEEMRERMRKQNVPSPQYNAVSRQYMKNSLALSADEVKKRLDNGEPYVIRAKLPRNEELRFEDEIRGWVVFNTGQLDDKVLFKSDGMPTYHLANVVDDHLMKITHVIRGEEWLPSAPLHVLLYRFFGWEQPIFAHLPLILKPDGHGKLSKRDGDRLGFPVFPLNWKDPETGEQSNGFKERGFFPDAFNNMLAFLGWNPGTNQEVFNKEELIETFSLERVGKSGAKFDFEKGKWFNQQYLKMQKPETLVELARPVLEKNGVKKDDAFLRQFVMQMVERVVFINDFWSEGKFYFQAPDAYEEKMIRKKFKPGKKEKFPELVKALKETDPFNAESIEQTVKTFMHDNELGFGDVLPIIRIAVSGIMQGPPIFEMAALIGKEETVNRLEKGLEAFEGIAGKD from the coding sequence ATGTCTTCTAATGTAAGAGTAAGATTTGCGCCAAGCCCAACCGGGCCATTGCACATTGGTGGTGTACGTACCGCTTTGTATAATTACCTGTTTGCCAAAAAAAACAAAGGAACCTTCATTCTGCGCATTGAAGATACCGACCAAACCCGTTATGTGGAGAAGGCAGAAGAATACATTGCCGAATCGCTCAAATGGTGTGGCATAGAAGCCGATGAATCTCCGGAAAAAGGCGGTGAGTTTAATCCATACCGGCAATCGGAACGCAAAGACCAATACCGGCAATATGCAGAGCAATTGCTTGAATCAGGGCATGCCTATTATGCCTTTGATACTGCCGAGGAACTGGAAGAAATGCGCGAACGCATGCGCAAGCAAAATGTGCCCTCACCGCAGTACAATGCCGTTTCAAGGCAATACATGAAAAACTCACTCGCCCTTTCTGCCGATGAGGTTAAGAAAAGACTGGACAATGGCGAACCCTATGTGATTCGTGCCAAACTGCCCAGAAATGAGGAATTGCGTTTTGAAGATGAAATTCGTGGTTGGGTAGTGTTCAATACCGGCCAACTGGACGATAAGGTATTGTTCAAATCTGACGGTATGCCAACCTATCACCTGGCAAATGTGGTAGATGATCATTTAATGAAAATTACACATGTTATAAGAGGTGAAGAATGGTTACCTTCTGCTCCATTACATGTTTTGCTATACAGGTTTTTTGGCTGGGAACAACCCATTTTTGCCCATTTACCGCTTATCTTAAAACCTGATGGGCATGGAAAACTAAGTAAAAGAGATGGCGACCGACTCGGCTTTCCCGTTTTTCCACTCAACTGGAAAGACCCTGAAACAGGAGAGCAATCCAATGGATTCAAGGAACGCGGTTTTTTCCCCGATGCCTTCAACAATATGCTGGCCTTTTTGGGCTGGAATCCGGGAACAAATCAAGAGGTATTTAACAAAGAAGAACTGATTGAGACATTCTCACTGGAAAGGGTTGGTAAATCAGGTGCTAAATTTGATTTTGAGAAAGGCAAATGGTTCAACCAACAATATCTCAAAATGCAAAAACCTGAAACATTGGTAGAACTTGCAAGGCCCGTGCTGGAAAAAAATGGTGTTAAAAAAGACGATGCTTTTCTCCGGCAATTTGTAATGCAAATGGTAGAACGTGTTGTATTCATCAACGATTTTTGGTCAGAGGGCAAGTTTTATTTCCAGGCTCCTGATGCTTATGAGGAAAAAATGATCCGCAAAAAATTCAAGCCGGGCAAAAAAGAGAAATTTCCTGAGCTGGTCAAAGCACTCAAAGAAACCGACCCCTTTAATGCAGAAAGTATTGAACAAACCGTGAAGACTTTTATGCACGACAATGAGCTTGGGTTTGGCGATGTGCTTCCCATTATCCGCATAGCAGTATCAGGCATTATGCAGGGGCCTCCTATTTTTGAAATGGCAGCTTTGATCGGTAAAGAAGAAACCGTCAACAGGTTAGAAAAAGGCCTGGAAGCTTTTGAGGGAATTGCTGGCAAAGATTGA
- a CDS encoding type II toxin-antitoxin system RelE/ParE family toxin: MAKRLIWAPVARLQLREIIYYWNSHNQSTTYTKKLRKHLRSVLKLVSYYPEIGKRTIYPNNKVRAKSFMDNFLIIYRVDPKNIIILNFWDNRQDPETNIYLKK, from the coding sequence ATGGCTAAAAGATTAATTTGGGCACCTGTTGCAAGATTACAGCTCAGAGAAATTATTTATTATTGGAATAGCCATAATCAATCAACAACATATACTAAAAAGTTGCGCAAACACTTGCGAAGTGTGCTAAAGCTGGTTTCTTATTATCCAGAAATTGGGAAAAGAACAATTTACCCAAATAATAAAGTTAGGGCTAAATCATTTATGGATAATTTTTTGATCATCTATAGAGTTGATCCTAAAAATATAATAATCCTCAACTTTTGGGACAATCGACAAGATCCTGAAACCAATATATACTTGAAAAAGTAA
- a CDS encoding 3-hydroxyacyl-CoA dehydrogenase NAD-binding domain-containing protein, translating to MSLDSIKTIAVAGAGTMGSGIAQLAAQAGYKVVLFDIKNKALQNAEQSINKNTDKGIEKGKLSAGDKERIFKNLVFTSNLNHLNAELVIEAILEKLDPKVDFFKTMHELNGEHCIFASNTSSIPITKIAAQIPNPERVVGMHFFNPAHIMKLVEVISGASTDTEVAETVFQLAEKMGKKPVHAKDAPGFIVNRVARHFYVESLKILEEQVTDHQGIDKLLKASGFKMGPFELMDLIGVDTNFSVTTSMYESFHYDDKFRPSRIQEQKVHAGHHGRKSGRGFYDYSGK from the coding sequence ATGTCATTAGATTCAATCAAAACCATTGCAGTGGCCGGTGCAGGTACTATGGGAAGTGGTATTGCCCAATTGGCAGCACAGGCGGGCTACAAAGTCGTTTTATTCGACATCAAAAACAAAGCACTGCAAAATGCTGAACAGAGCATCAACAAAAACACAGATAAGGGTATTGAAAAAGGCAAACTCAGTGCCGGGGACAAGGAGAGAATTTTCAAAAACCTTGTTTTTACGAGCAATTTAAACCACCTCAATGCAGAACTGGTCATTGAGGCCATCTTGGAAAAACTGGATCCTAAAGTTGATTTTTTCAAAACCATGCACGAATTAAATGGTGAGCACTGCATCTTTGCCAGCAATACCTCTTCCATTCCGATTACTAAAATTGCAGCGCAAATCCCAAATCCCGAACGGGTTGTGGGAATGCACTTTTTCAACCCGGCACACATCATGAAGCTGGTGGAAGTAATTTCCGGGGCAAGTACCGACACAGAAGTAGCTGAAACTGTATTTCAACTGGCAGAAAAAATGGGCAAAAAACCCGTCCATGCAAAGGATGCTCCAGGATTTATTGTGAATAGGGTTGCGCGGCATTTTTATGTGGAAAGCCTTAAAATATTAGAAGAACAGGTAACTGACCACCAGGGAATAGATAAACTCCTAAAAGCAAGTGGTTTTAAAATGGGACCATTTGAATTGATGGACTTGATCGGGGTGGATACCAATTTCTCCGTAACCACTTCCATGTATGAATCCTTTCATTACGATGACAAATTCCGACCCAGCAGAATTCAAGAGCAGAAAGTACATGCCGGCCACCACGGAAGAAAAAGTGGTAGGGGCTTTTATGATTATTCTGGGAAATAA
- the pheS gene encoding phenylalanine--tRNA ligase subunit alpha: protein MPEVVDQLFEEIKNLAKEAEDKTISSPEELEKFRIEYLGSKGKLKSIFSNMKVVPGEKKKEFGLACNALKQGIEAKFEKLQKELKKDKSANATVDLSLPGYPHNFGSLHPVTLVRNQIVDIFKRIGFTISEGSEIEDDFHNFTALNFPEDHPARDMQDTYFINENPDIVLRTHTSSVQVRVMENSEPPIRTISPGRVYRNETISARSHCFFHQVEGLYIDEKVSLADLKQTLLYFAREFFGADTKIRLRPSYFPFTEPSAEMDVSCFICGGDGCSVCKHTGWVEILGCGMVDPNVLENCGIDSKKYTGYAFGMGVERITMLKYQIKDIRLLAENDLRFLQQFRQAF, encoded by the coding sequence ATGCCTGAAGTGGTTGACCAATTGTTTGAAGAAATTAAAAATCTGGCCAAGGAAGCTGAGGATAAAACAATTTCCAGCCCCGAAGAATTGGAAAAGTTCCGCATTGAATACTTGGGCAGTAAAGGCAAGTTGAAATCCATTTTTTCCAACATGAAGGTTGTGCCGGGAGAAAAGAAAAAAGAATTTGGACTGGCTTGCAATGCATTAAAACAAGGCATTGAAGCCAAATTTGAAAAGCTTCAAAAAGAATTGAAAAAAGACAAATCAGCGAATGCTACTGTTGATTTGAGCTTGCCCGGATACCCGCATAATTTTGGCAGTCTGCATCCGGTCACACTGGTCAGAAACCAGATCGTTGATATATTCAAGCGCATTGGATTTACCATTTCAGAAGGATCGGAAATTGAAGACGACTTCCACAATTTTACGGCATTGAATTTCCCAGAGGACCATCCCGCCCGTGATATGCAGGACACCTATTTTATCAATGAAAATCCGGATATTGTTTTGCGCACACATACCAGCTCGGTGCAGGTGCGTGTAATGGAAAACAGCGAACCGCCCATTCGCACTATTTCACCCGGTAGGGTTTACAGAAATGAAACCATCAGTGCGCGCTCGCATTGTTTTTTCCACCAGGTTGAGGGGCTGTATATTGATGAAAAAGTTTCCCTGGCAGATTTAAAACAAACCCTATTGTATTTTGCCCGTGAGTTTTTTGGCGCTGACACCAAAATAAGGCTGAGACCCTCTTATTTTCCCTTTACAGAACCCAGTGCAGAGATGGATGTGAGCTGTTTTATTTGTGGCGGTGATGGCTGTTCGGTTTGTAAGCACACAGGTTGGGTAGAAATTCTCGGCTGTGGAATGGTAGATCCCAATGTGTTGGAAAACTGTGGCATCGACAGCAAAAAATATACGGGCTATGCTTTCGGAATGGGTGTAGAGCGCATCACCATGCTCAAGTACCAGATCAAGGACATTCGCCTGCTGGCTGAAAATGACCTGCGCTTTTTACAGCAGTTTAGGCAGGCTTTTTAA